The genome window CGATCTCATTGCCGTCGGAGTCGATCTTGGGAACGCGGCGCGCGCCCTCAAGCGGCGCGGGCAGACCGGGAATTTTCGGCCATTTCAAATCCTGCGAGGACGCCAGATCGGCGTCGAGCGGCGCGTGCGAATCGGGCGGCGCGACGCCCTTGGCCGTCCACGCGTCGAGCGCAACGAACAGCGCGCGCAGCGCGGGGGCCGAGGGGCGCGCGTTCACAGGCGCGACGCAAGTCGCCGTCGCGGTCGACGCGGCGATGCCGGCAAGATAGAAGCGCCGACCGTTCGCCGGCGCGCCGCTCGCGAATTCGACGCGCGGCTTCTCGCGCCAATAGGCGTCGGCGCCCCAGGTCGCGATAAAGCGCGTCGGGGCGGCGGGCTCGCGGCTCGCGTCATGGAGCAACAGGCCGTCGAATGCAGAGGAGGCGCCCGACATCGCATCGGCGTCCGAGCCCTGTGCGCGGCCGAGCACGCGTTTCATCTTGAGCGCGCCGCGCAGATGGCCGACGACATCGCGCAAGGCCGGCGCTCGAGCTTTGTCCGGGAGCTTGCCAAGATCGAGCGTCAGCACGGCGAGTCCGCGCTCGAGCGCCAGCGGTTTCACGTCGTCGCTCGCTTGCGTCTCGAACAGAAGCGCCTTTGCGCCGCTTGGCGGCTTTGCCGGCTTCGCGAGCGTTCCGGCGATGTCGTAAGACGCTCCGTCGAGCTTCACCGTCGCTTGAACCGCCTCATTCACGCCGTCGGGACGCGTCTCGAATTTCAGCAGTTCGGCGTTGGCGCCGCAAGCGAAGGCCAGCGACCCGACGAGCGCAGCGCCTCTAACGGGCGCGCGCGTCCTTTTCGATCCAGCTGGCGATCTTGCGAAGGTCGGCGAGGAAGCCCCGCCATGCTTGGCGTTTATCCGATTCATCCTTCAAGCGTAGCAGAGAGGAGGGGTGAACGGTCGCCAGGAATTGCGCGCCGTCGTCAAGGTCAATGATGTCGCCGCGCAGACGCGACACCGCCTCGGATCGGCCGAGCGCGCCGCGGATCGCGGTCGCGCCGAGCGCCACGATCAGTCCGGGGCGAAGCAAAGCGCGTTCGCGATCGAGCCACCAGCGACAGGCGTCGATCTCGCCGGCGTCGGGCTTTTTATGCAGGCGGCGCTTGCCGCGCGGCTCGAATTTGAAATGTTTGACGGCATTGGTGACGAAACATTTGTCGCGGGCGACGCCGGCGCGCTGCAGCGCGACGTCGAGGAGCTTGCCGGAAGGCCCGACGAAGGGACGTCCCGACAAATCTTCCTGATCCCCCGGCTGTTCGCCGATCAGCAGCACGCGCGCATGCGGCGGTCCTTCGCCGGGCACGACCCGCGTGGCGTTCTTATAGAGGGGACAGCGGGTGCAGCCGGCTTCCTGCTCAGCGAGCGCCGAAAGCGAAGGGGCTTCGGCGAACAGGCCGACCGCGGGCGCAGGCTTCGCCCGGAGAACGAATTCGGATTTCTCCACCTGTCCCTTCCTCCGCGTCGAGCGACGCCAAGAAGGTCGATATAGGCGGCGCGGCTGCGCGGAGAAGCAGATTTCGGAAAAAGGCGCCGCGGCGCTGGGACGCGTCTCGGGAGATTGAGTCCCGAGACGCCCCGATCACAGCGTCTTCAGATATTCGAGCAGGGCGCGCTTGTCCTCCGCGCTCAGCGCCGTTCCATAGTCGTGGCCGCAATGGCTGACGCCTGAGCCTCTGTTGCAATCCGTTTTCATCAGGAAGGTCGACTTCGGCTGTTCGGCGGCCAGGCCGACAGCGGAAATGTCATAGGCCGGACCGACCTTGAAATCGGCGACGCGGTCCTGCGGGGGCTTCAAGAGTTCGGCGAGCGACGGCGCCGAGGCGTTGTGCAGATAGGGGGCCGCCGCCCAAACGCCTTCCAGGACGCGGGCTTCATACTTGATCTTGCCGTCGGTTTCCGGCGCGCGCCGGCAAGCCCAGCGTCCGGCGCCGGGCGTGCCCGGAATCTTGTAGACGCCCTTCAGTTCTTCAACCAGGGGCCGCAGAAGCGCGAGCGCCACGTCGGCCCTTTGACGCTCGACCGAATTCACCGTGACCGGAATGAAATGTTGCAGGATCGCGCCGCGCACCGCGGTCGCCAACACAGAGACCGGCGCGTCTTTCCTGTCGAGCGGCTGGGAAACGAAGGGAATGAAGGCGCCGGTCAGCGCGCCGGTGTCGACCTTCCAGTCCGGCGCGAAATATTGATATTCGCGCGCGTCGGTGCCGACGTCCTGAACGGGCGTGCACCAGGTGTCCGGATTGAGCAGACGCGGCTGCCCTCGATCGATTCCATGGCAATCGGCGCATCCGCCCTCTTCATAGGGACGCTCGTAGATGAGCTTGCCCTGAGCGGCGAGCATCGTGTCCACGGGCCACGGCCATTTCGGCGGACCGATCCGCTCGACGAGCCGCTCCAATTGGATCAGCCCTTTGAAGTCGACCGAATTGGCCTTGACGTAGTTGAAACCCAGGAGATGCGTGGCGTCTTTCTCCGGGAAGAATTCGCCGAAGACGCCATAGACCTGTCCGACGTTTCTGGCCATGGCCAGAATGCGGTCGCCATTGTCGGCGAAGCCCGGCCATTGCGTATGGTCCTGCCGCGGCGCGTTCCACAGGAAGGGCGGGCGCACCGGCGCGTCCGCCTTCCGCATATTTCCCAAGATGAGATGCGTCGGGCCGGGTCCGATATCGAGGCCGGTCACCCGGTTGAGGATCATGCCCACGGCGTCGATGCGGCCGGCGCCCCATGGCTTGTCTTTGGGCAGGCCGGCCTCGGTGATGGCGTGGTGGCGCGCATACCAGAGATCGACTTCGCCGCGCAGCTTGGTCTCTTTTTGCGGATCATAGCCGCCGCCGAGAACCGCCTTGGCGAATTCCGAAAACGCAGCCTGGCTCGCGACAACCTGGCCTACCGCCGCGTCGAGATCGGCCCAGAGCGCGCCCATGTCGGCGAGCGCCGGGCCGCCGTCGATGCGATAGGCCTTGCCCTCGACCTCGATCTGCCGCGTATGGCACGCGGCGCAGCTGGGTCCCAAGACGCCGTCGGCGACCACGAAGCCGACCGGCAGCCCCGGCGTCGGGCTCGCGGGATTGGCCAGATAGCCGTAGCGGGCGAGTCCATCCGCAAGGAAGGGCTGGCCGTCAGCCTGCTTGAGCGCTTTGATCCAGTCCCAGGGGATGAGGCGGGAGCCTTGGCTCGTGCCGTAAAAGTCGTTCCAGGCCTTTTCGTCCCAAGGACCGGCGCCGGGAATGGAGGAGGGCTGTTCGACCCGTTCCACGGCCAGCGAAGCCGGCGCGCTTGCGAACAGAACGGCGACAGCAAGCGCAGCGAAGCGGAATGTGTTTTTGATGCTCATCTTGCAATCTTCTCAATTAACGGCTGTTACAAAATCGCGGCGACGCCGATACAAAAACGCCTGGGAACAGCGCATTGCGTCAGGGTCGGCGATCGCCAGTAGCGTGTCAATACTCCGAACTGATGACGCGCGTTAGAGTTTCGCCATGAAATTGGCGAAGGCGAGGGAGCCTTCCGGCCAGGGCCCATGGCCGCTGTCGGCATTGATGTGGCCGCTCGCGCCGGCGTCGATGAAGGCGGCGCCGATATCGCGCGCGAGATGCCGCGCGAACAAGAGATCGGCGTATGGATCGTCGCTGCTGCCGACCACAACCGCCGGGAAGGGCAGGCGGGCGCGGGGCGCCGGCGCAAATTCGGGGTCGATCGGCAGTTCCAGCATCACGCTGTCGGAGGGCGGCGCAACGAGAAAGGCGCCGGCGACTTTTTCCGCGATGCGCGGCGCCGCATGCAACGTCGTGATCACGCCGAGCGAATGGGCGATGACGACGACGGGACGCTCGGAGACGGCGATGTCGCGGGTCAGCGTGTCCACCCATTCCGCGCGCGACAATGCGCTCCAGTCGCGCTGCGTCACGCCCCGCGCGGTGGAGAGCTTCTTCTTCCAGCGGCTGTACCAGTGATCCTCCGTGCCGCCGGTGAGGCCGGGATGGATCACAATGTCGGCGTCGGCTGCGCGCATCAGGCCGTTTCGCGCGCGAAGGCGCCGTTGAGCGCATCCTCGATCAGCTTGCGCGTCTCGGCGACGCCGTAAAGCGCAATGAAGGAGCCAAAGCGCGGCCCCTTCTTCTCGCCGAGCAGCACTTCGTACAGCATGTTGAAGAAGTCGTTGGAGACGCCGGGGCGCTCCGGCGTCGCGCCCTTGGCGGCAAAATCCTGGTAGCGCGGCACGGCGCGGGCGACGTCATAGAGCGCCGTCTGAATCGCTTCGGCGCTTGCGTGCTCCATGCCGGAGAGCGTCTCGTCGATCTTTTGCAGCACCGCGCGCTCGACCTCGTCCGCCGCGCGATAGGTTTTCGCCGGCTTCACGAAATCGCGGAAATAGGCGACGGCGTAGCCGACGAGCCTGTCGAGCCGCGGATGATTTTCCGGCGTCGCGGACGGCGCATAGCGGCGCAGAAAGCCCCAGAGCAGGGCGGGGTCTTCGGCGTTGGCGACGGCGGCGAGATTGAGCAGCATGGAGAAGGAGACGCTGGTTCCCTTCGCCTCGCCCGTGTGTACGAGTGTTTCCGCCTCCGGCGGATCGCCCGCATGGATATGCCAGACCGGATTGCCGAGACGGTTCTTCCAATCCTGGCGCGGATAGGCGTCGAGGAAATTCAGATAATCATCGACCGCGCGCGGGATCACGTCGAAATAGAGCCGCTTCGCCGCCGTGGGCTTCTGGAACATGAATTGCGCCAGGCTCTCGGGGCTGGCGTAGGTCAGCCATTCCTCGATCGTCAGGCCATTGCCCTTCGACTTCGATATTTTCTGGCCCTTTTCGTCGAGGAAGAGTTCGTAGTTGAATCCTTCCGGCGCCCGCCCGCCGAGCGCGCGCACGATGGCGCCCGAGAGCTTCACCGAGTCGATGAGGTCCTTGCCGGCCATTTCATAATCGACGTCGAGCGCATACCAGCGCATCGCCCAGTCGGGCTTCCATTGCAGCTTGCACTGGCCGCCGGTGACGGGCGTGACGAATTTTTCGCCCGTATCGGGATCGGTCCAGGAGATCGTTCCGGCTTCCGCGTCGTATGAATCGAGCGGAACCTGCATGACGATGCCGGTCTTTGGATGTACGGGTAAAAACGGCGAATAGGTCGCCGCGCGCTCCTCGCGAAAGCTCGGCAGCATGATCTTCATCACCGCGTCGTAGCGCGCCAGCATGTGCTTTAGCGCCGCGTCGAAACGGCCGCTTTTGTAATATTCCGTCGACGACGCGAATTCATATTCGAAGCCGAAGGCGTCGAGAAAGGCGCGCAGCCGCGCATTATTATGCGCCCCGAAACTGTCATGCGTGCCGAAAGGGTCCGGCACCTGCGTCAAGGGCTTGCCGAGATGGGCAGCGACGAGTTCTTTATTCGGGATGTTGTCGGGGACCTTGCGCAGCCCGTCCAAGTCATCGGAGAAGGCGAGGAGGCGCGTGGCGATCCTGCCCTCGGTCATGACTTCGAACGCGCGGCGCACCATGCTGGTGCGCGCGACCTCGCCGAAGGTGCCGATATGCGGCAGTCCCGAAGGGCCATAGCCGGTCTCGAACAGCACGCTCTTCTGACCGCTCGCCTCGACCCGTTTGACGAGCTTTCGCGCCTCTTCGAACGGCCAGGCGGGCGAGACGCGCGCGGCTTCGACGAGTTCGGGCGACAATAGGAGCGATGCGGACATGGGATGCGAACTGGCCAATCTGTAGCGGGAAGCGCGGCACAGTAGGGAGCGCGGGAGGGAGCGTCAACGAAGAAGCCGGCTGCGCAGCGGGTCGATTTGAATGCCGCGAAGCGCCAAGAACAGAACTGCAACGGAGTTGAAAACTATAAGCATAGGTAGGGTCATAACGCGATCGTCCGACGCGCCCACCAAAATTTTGCTTCGATTTGGAAATCAAAATACAAATAATAACACTGCTAATAACACGCAAAATGCGAGCCACGACGATACAACGCCTAGGCCCACCAAACTCTGAATAATACCCACTATCCAAAAACCGATTGCTATTATAAATCCGGTTGCCGCTATGATTAGTAAAACGCTGAATTTGGATAGCCAAATAATCCAATTGGACTGTCGTGAAGCAAGTTGATTAGAATCGACATTCGAGTGACCCGACACCAAAAATTTAGCAAGAGAGGAGAAATTTGTAGGAGATAACGCGGCCCCGTGTCCTCCAGAGAAGAATTTATTTTCGAACTCGTGAGCCGCGTTATTGGTAAAACCATGAAACCCACTGGTTCCGATTTCCCCAAACGTTCCCATCGTTACCGCGAGATTTTCACTGAAAAATTCGAAGAAGCTCCCAAAAACGCCAACCACCCAATCATCCGAAGCAACGTCGTTACGGATAGCTTTAACTCGACCCTCCGCGACATAAGCATCCCAAGGGAATTTCCGAGGCATTATGGAGCCCAATAGCGCAATATTCTTTATCTTGACAGTTGCATAATTTTCCAATGCACTGGACAAAATGTAAGAGCCATTGCTGTGCCCAACGAAGCTGATTTCCCGTCCTGGATTCGAAACAATCGACTCCGTATACCAGTCCATGAAGAGAAGGACGTTCCGACGCCTTGATCCAAGAAATAAGAACCTGAGAATGGGGAAATAACCATAACCACTTGTGATAATTTTTGTATTATCGTTCAATCTTTTTATTTCGTTTTTTAGCTCTGCAGTCCAATGTCCAAAATCTCGAATCCCGTGCAAGATAAAAACAACGTCTCCCGCTTGTTTTAAATCATCACTGAGATACGCCTTTTGAATTTTTATTGGTAACGTCTCAATATTACGAGTATCGCTTTGAAATTCATTTTGCAACATTGCTATTGGCTGTGATAGGGCTTTCAAGAATTTCGAAGTTCGGATTTGACCTATTTCACCTTCATGAAATTTAACGATGCTGGCATGTCCGCTAGAAGGGACCGGGATAAATATGAACTTGGAAGAAGCCAAAATATCTTGGTGATCATCTTGACTCACCATGTCATCGGTGTCGCCTAAAAGTAAGATAACCGGCGCGACAGCATCGGGCTGCGCTACACACATTCTCGTCCATTGCAGGCGTAAATTCGATACAAATCCCGTCCCCCTTTTTAGACTTCGAACAAGACGAGCCGATCCAGTGGCTTGCCCCGCACCCATAATAAACGAATAAAATATGAAATTTATCCAGGTCATATGTTTGGGTTTGGGAGAGAGACTCCATCCTCTGTTCATTGGCGCTAGAAGGATTAAGCGTTCCACCCTTGTTGTCCAAGGCCGCTGCTTTGTGGTTCTCATGTAAACTGGGTGATCCTCGGTCGCTCCAAGGCCGTACATGTATGCCTTTCGTATAATTAGCGCGCCAATACTGTGGCCTACCAATATAATCTTTTTATACTCTCTACCGCGTTTCTGCCTCTCTTCAAATTTGCTTTGGAGTAATTCGTCCAATCTGCTCGCAAGAAGGAATGCGTCCGCGTTGGAAAAAATAGCAGCATCATAAAATGGAACGAGCAGATCAGCATCTGGCAAAGCTTTCGAAACAGATTCCATGAGGGAGCCTAGGCTGTCATTCCAAGCAAAAGCGTCATCGCCAGCTTCTTCAGAAGCGGGATTAGTTGAAAGCGCTAAGATAAATGATCCGACTAGGCAAAAAAACATTACAAGCAAAACGCTTAGGCCACGAATTATGAGACTCACAATCGATTTTATCGAATCAATAACTGAAGAAAAATTTAATGACCAAGAATTAGTCCATAATATATATGAGAAGTACAAGCAAAACAAAATAAACAGCGCAAACAAAATGTATAATATCGAATTGCTAGATTTTTCAGAAGTTTCGCTAATATTTAAATCTTCTCCGGTAATTACTTTGGCGATAGCGCTCACATGTTTCTTTGTAAATGGCCCCCAGCCATGTAAAAATACGATCAATTCTTCTGACAAGCCGCTTGGATAAAATAAGGTGTGCTCAAAAATACTTGTGCTTGACATGGTATTGTTCCTTCGCCCGGATTGCCCCGGTGTTCACTTGAGTTTTCGTGGTGCGAAAAGGTGAGCCCAGGCTAGTCTTTTAAGCGCAAATCTGCATCCATTTTGGTGTCGTAGCAAGCTAGCGCAATTCGGCTGCGATTCGCTGGATCGCCTCCAGTTCCGCTTAACCGTCAAGTCATTGACATCCGACGATGGTCAAGAAAGGCGCGGACAAGGGCAAAAGCTCAACGACCGCTCAGTCACAACCTGAAATTCAAGCAAACTTAAAATTCGAACTGACCCGCCGCCGCCGGCTGAGGTCGGCATGCCGGCCCAAATACACGACCGCCTGGGCCATTTCGGACAAGGAAAGCTCGCGACTGTTGCGCGCCGTCAATAGACAAGCGCGGCGGCGTAAGCTCGAATGCGTATTTGATTCACCATCCGGCGCGCGGGGCCGAAGCGAGATGTGGCGACGGAGACGAACGAGCAGGCCGCCCGCCCCAAACAGACGACCGAGCTGGCGCAGCTTGCTCGCCGCAGCCGGCGCCAGCCTCGCAGCCCTTGTCGGGACGATGGGCGCCCCCGCCCGCGCCGAAGACAACGCCGTCTCTCTCGCCAAGCAGAAGTCGCTCACCGACACGCCGGGCGGCCCCAAGGATCAGCTGCGCAAGTTCGGGATCGACGTCGACGTCTGGATCACCCAGTTCTACCAGGGCATCACCGCCGGCGCGATCGATCGGACGGCGCGCTACGGCGGCAAGATGGACATGTTTCTGCGCGTCGACGGCGAGAAGCTCGGCTTCTGGAAAGGGCTCAAATTCAACGCGCAATATGAGCATTACTTCGGCCGCAATTTGAACCGGCAGGATCTGGCGCTGCTGCCGGTCAATGTCGCCCAGGCGTTTATCGAGATCGACGGCTATCACTCGGCCTTGTCGATGACGCTGACGCAGGAGCTCAGCGAAGACCTTTCGGTGACGATCGGCAAGTTCAACATGCTGACCCTCGCCGCGCAGACCCCGCTGGTCGGCGGCGGCGGCATCGACACCTTCATGAACCGGGCCTTCGCGCTGCCCTCGACCGGCATCGGCGTCAGTTCGCCGGAGAGCGTCGCCGACCGGCTGATTATCGCGCCGCCCTATCTCCTCGGCGGCGTCGCCGCGCTCAAGACCAAATATTTCGACCTCAGGGTCATGGTCGCCGATCCGCGCAACGCTCAGCAGGCGCGGGTCATCACGCGGCCCTTCGAGCGCGGCGTCGGCGCCGGTCTGATGGCGAGCGTCCCCATCGAGATCGGCGGCCTCAACGGATACCACACGCTGCGCGTCGCCTACAGCAATGCGCGCGGCTTCGACCTCGACGACATCGGCGAAACCCGACAGTCGATCGCGCGCCTTCGCGGCTTGACGAAAAAGGGCTTCTGGTTCGTCTCCTACGCCGTCCAGCAGTATCTGATGCAGAGCGAAACGGACCCTAAACTCGGTTGGGGCCTGTTCACGCTTGCGACTCTGTCGGACGGCAATCCCAATCCGGTCAGATGGAGCATGATCGTCGGTCTCGCCGGCTACAATCTCATGGCCGGTCGTGAGGACGATCGCTGGGGCGTCGGCTTCTATCATTACGGGCTGACCCAGCCGCTCCTTTCCGGACTGGCGGCGCGGCGAATCAATCGTCGCAGCGAAGGCGGCGTCGAGGCCTTCTATAATTTCGCGGTGACCCGATGGCTGCGGCTCTCGGGCGACGTCCAGATCATCGATCCGTGGAATCCGCTGCGGGCGCGGGCGAGCTATCTCGGCCTGCGTCTGCAGACGATATTCTAGGGGACAGATTTGACGATTGAGTCCTTGGGATTTCCCGTCGTCGACGTGCATGCGCATCTGCGCGACGCGCAGGGCGATCGCCAAAGCCTGTCTTCGGCCGATCGGCGCCCCGCTCCCCGCGCATGACGATAAAAGGATCGGAACGACCATGTCGTTCACGCCGCTCACGCGCGCTTCACCTTTCACTTGGGGCACGACCACCGGCGTCGTGCAGTGAAACGATAATAGTCCAGAGGACAGAACAGATCAGAAATAGTATTCAATCACCGAGACTTATCCTGAAAAAGCGAAATAACTAGACCGTCGCGCCAGAGTCGGCTACAATGACTGTGGATAATGATCCGGGTAGGGAATCGGCTCTTGAAGTCTGACGCGGCGGATCGATACGGAGCCGTCTTTTCTTTCGTGGCGGAGTTCGGCGCACGCTCGCATCGAGTGGCGAAAAGCAGCAGGGCCAGGGACGCGAAGAAATAGATGCGACCGCATTGCCTCCGCCTCGGCGGCGCCACCGCAGACTCCAAACGCTCGAATGGCGCGGCGATCGCTCCCGAAAGGTCAGGCGGGGCGTTGGGCTTTCCGCAACCAAATCCGCACGGCGAATATTGCGGGCGTCTCGTCAAGCCGGTTCTTGCGCCAGAGCGACAAAAGCTCCGATCGCAGCGCGACATTGATGACGATGCGCATGATGCGGCTCGGCGACCGGTCACGGCGACCAGCCGAGACGACGGACCTCAGCTTGGTATTTTTCTTTGGGGCGCCGCAATGATCATCTTCTGGATGGCGCTTGCGTTTTGGTTTTTTCTTGAGCGTGGCCCCAAGGCGTGAGCGGCGCCGAGTTTGGCGCGCCGCTGCGCCTGATCCCTTTCCATTAAAGCGGCGCCGCAGGCCTTGAACCTCGCGCGCCCAGAGCAGACGCGATACGCTGGCTGTGCGGCGGGATGGATCGACGCTCAACGAGATTGGGCGTTCGCCACCGAGGCCGGCGCGGGCCAAGCCCGGCCGCCGCTCATCTCACCAGCGCAAGGGTGGAGAAGATACGAGTGAGCGCAGATGTCAGCCCTTCCGCCTTCTTCAAGGCCGCGTCGCAAGGCTTCAGCGAAACGATAGGCTCCTGCCGGGGTCGCCCAGAGCTCGTCGGACTGCTCTGCGGGCAAGCTTTTGACAGCTTCACGCAAAACGTCGCCCTTCAGGCGGAAGGCGCGCCAGCCCTCGCCTGTCAGGGAGAATGCGCGGCCTGTTGCCGCCTTCGCGTCGTCGCGACGGCGCCGGAAATATTTCTGCTCGCGCGCTTCATTTCCGTCAACGCCGCCGCCTTTCGGGAGCGTGGCATCATGCTCCGCAAGCGCATCGCCGACGCCGATCAGGCCGTTGGCGGCCTGTCCGAAGAACAGCGGCTGACCGCCCAGCATGCCTGCCCGCTGATCGAAGGCGAATTATGCCTCGCCTATAAAATTCGTCCGCTCGCCTGCCGCGGTCATGCGGCCTTCGATAAGGCCTTATGCCTTGCGGCGGTGAGAGGCGAAGCCGTCGAAGCGCCGATCTCCACGCCGCATCTGGTTGTCCGCAGCCTCGTTCAGAACGCCCTGATGGCGGCGCTGCGGCGCGCCGGACTGGCTTGGGGACTCTATGAGGTCAACAGAGCGCTTAATTGCGCGCTCTCCGCGCCGCAGGCGCTCGAACAATGGATATCAGGCGAAGATCCCTTGGCCAACGCGCGGATTCCCGACTTCGACCTCAATGAAGCAGCGGCGATCTTGGACGCCGCCGCCACCGCATAGAGGGCGATGGCGCTGGTCGGAGGGAGAGACGTCAATGCGGCGGCATCCAGATCCAGAGCGGAGGCGGACCGGGAAATCGGACATCCTTTGCGATCGTAGTGTCGTCTACATTGTCCGGTTTCAGATAGACGTAATAATGATCGACGCGTTGAAATAACTCATTGGTGGGCGTGCTCTCGGGACTGACAAGCATGGTGTTGCTGAAACGCACATGCATGTAGTGGGGCAACAACTCGGTGAATTTCGCGAGGCGGGCCTCAAGAACGAAGCGGTAGAGCTGCCGGCCTGTGACTTTCAGCACTGCGGCGGTCGCGTCCTCGATCGGCGTGAGCGGCGCTTCCTGCCAGCCGACTCCCACCTGCACGAAACCCTGCACGCTCGGCGACATGACGTAGATGGGTTGTTCGGCTTTTGTGTTCTCCAGATAAATCGTCACCTCGTAACGGCCGTCGCCGAGCTGCGTAATCGACGCGATGTCGCTCTGCAAAGTCGACGTCGCAAGTTCTTCGAGCGCGGCGAGTCGCTGCCGACCGGCGTCAAGCTCATACTGCTGGTAGCGCGCGACGCCGTAATTCGCCGCAGACGCAATGACGAACAACAGCGCCGCGGCGGCGAAGATGCGTCCCGCCGTCGCCCATAGCGTCTTGCCGAGTTTTTCGAAATCGCGCGCGCCGCCTGCATCGGCGCCGACCGGCGCGGGCGTTTTTGGCGCGGGCGGTTGGGGGCGCCGGATCGGCGCAGGGGCGACGCCGCGCGGCGCGTCGCTCGGGAGGAGAATTCCTTGCCGCATCTCGAACATGCGATCGGCGCGTTGGGCCAGCGCATGGTTATGCGTGACGAGCGCCACGGCGAAATTTTCTTCTCGTCGCAAATCGTCGAGCAGCGCGAAGATCTCTTCTTCCGTCTCCTCGTCGAGATCGCTTGTCGGTTCGTCCCCAAGAAGCAGTTGCGGCTCATTGATCAAAGCCCGAGCGATGACGACGCGACGCTGCTCGCCGCCGGACATCTGTCCC of Methylocystis sp. SC2 contains these proteins:
- a CDS encoding alpha/beta hydrolase domain-containing protein, with product MNRINAKHGGASSPTFARSPAGSKRTRAPVRGAALVGSLAFACGANAELLKFETRPDGVNEAVQATVKLDGASYDIAGTLAKPAKPPSGAKALLFETQASDDVKPLALERGLAVLTLDLGKLPDKARAPALRDVVGHLRGALKMKRVLGRAQGSDADAMSGASSAFDGLLLHDASREPAAPTRFIATWGADAYWREKPRVEFASGAPANGRRFYLAGIAASTATATCVAPVNARPSAPALRALFVALDAWTAKGVAPPDSHAPLDADLASSQDLKWPKIPGLPAPLEGARRVPKIDSDGNEIAGLRLPDLALPIATFTGFNAQKDKKAPACAAGAAIPFAATKPDREKNADPRPALVERYGSRAYFVATMRVIADKLVKERLLLPQDADAYVAAARSAPF
- a CDS encoding UdgX family uracil-DNA binding protein (This protein belongs to the uracil DNA glycosylase superfamily, members of which act in excision repair of DNA. However, it belongs more specifically to UdgX branch, whose founding member was found to bind uracil in DNA (where it does not belong), without cleaving it, appears to promote DNA repair by a pathway involving RecA, rather than base excision.); this encodes MEKSEFVLRAKPAPAVGLFAEAPSLSALAEQEAGCTRCPLYKNATRVVPGEGPPHARVLLIGEQPGDQEDLSGRPFVGPSGKLLDVALQRAGVARDKCFVTNAVKHFKFEPRGKRRLHKKPDAGEIDACRWWLDRERALLRPGLIVALGATAIRGALGRSEAVSRLRGDIIDLDDGAQFLATVHPSSLLRLKDESDKRQAWRGFLADLRKIASWIEKDARAR
- a CDS encoding di-heme-cytochrome C peroxidase, which encodes MSIKNTFRFAALAVAVLFASAPASLAVERVEQPSSIPGAGPWDEKAWNDFYGTSQGSRLIPWDWIKALKQADGQPFLADGLARYGYLANPASPTPGLPVGFVVADGVLGPSCAACHTRQIEVEGKAYRIDGGPALADMGALWADLDAAVGQVVASQAAFSEFAKAVLGGGYDPQKETKLRGEVDLWYARHHAITEAGLPKDKPWGAGRIDAVGMILNRVTGLDIGPGPTHLILGNMRKADAPVRPPFLWNAPRQDHTQWPGFADNGDRILAMARNVGQVYGVFGEFFPEKDATHLLGFNYVKANSVDFKGLIQLERLVERIGPPKWPWPVDTMLAAQGKLIYERPYEEGGCADCHGIDRGQPRLLNPDTWCTPVQDVGTDAREYQYFAPDWKVDTGALTGAFIPFVSQPLDRKDAPVSVLATAVRGAILQHFIPVTVNSVERQRADVALALLRPLVEELKGVYKIPGTPGAGRWACRRAPETDGKIKYEARVLEGVWAAAPYLHNASAPSLAELLKPPQDRVADFKVGPAYDISAVGLAAEQPKSTFLMKTDCNRGSGVSHCGHDYGTALSAEDKRALLEYLKTL
- a CDS encoding alpha/beta hydrolase yields the protein MRAADADIVIHPGLTGGTEDHWYSRWKKKLSTARGVTQRDWSALSRAEWVDTLTRDIAVSERPVVVIAHSLGVITTLHAAPRIAEKVAGAFLVAPPSDSVMLELPIDPEFAPAPRARLPFPAVVVGSSDDPYADLLFARHLARDIGAAFIDAGASGHINADSGHGPWPEGSLAFANFMAKL
- a CDS encoding lysine--tRNA ligase; translated protein: MSASLLLSPELVEAARVSPAWPFEEARKLVKRVEASGQKSVLFETGYGPSGLPHIGTFGEVARTSMVRRAFEVMTEGRIATRLLAFSDDLDGLRKVPDNIPNKELVAAHLGKPLTQVPDPFGTHDSFGAHNNARLRAFLDAFGFEYEFASSTEYYKSGRFDAALKHMLARYDAVMKIMLPSFREERAATYSPFLPVHPKTGIVMQVPLDSYDAEAGTISWTDPDTGEKFVTPVTGGQCKLQWKPDWAMRWYALDVDYEMAGKDLIDSVKLSGAIVRALGGRAPEGFNYELFLDEKGQKISKSKGNGLTIEEWLTYASPESLAQFMFQKPTAAKRLYFDVIPRAVDDYLNFLDAYPRQDWKNRLGNPVWHIHAGDPPEAETLVHTGEAKGTSVSFSMLLNLAAVANAEDPALLWGFLRRYAPSATPENHPRLDRLVGYAVAYFRDFVKPAKTYRAADEVERAVLQKIDETLSGMEHASAEAIQTALYDVARAVPRYQDFAAKGATPERPGVSNDFFNMLYEVLLGEKKGPRFGSFIALYGVAETRKLIEDALNGAFARETA
- a CDS encoding alpha/beta hydrolase, with translation MSSTSIFEHTLFYPSGLSEELIVFLHGWGPFTKKHVSAIAKVITGEDLNISETSEKSSNSILYILFALFILFCLYFSYILWTNSWSLNFSSVIDSIKSIVSLIIRGLSVLLVMFFCLVGSFILALSTNPASEEAGDDAFAWNDSLGSLMESVSKALPDADLLVPFYDAAIFSNADAFLLASRLDELLQSKFEERQKRGREYKKIILVGHSIGALIIRKAYMYGLGATEDHPVYMRTTKQRPWTTRVERLILLAPMNRGWSLSPKPKHMTWINFIFYSFIMGAGQATGSARLVRSLKRGTGFVSNLRLQWTRMCVAQPDAVAPVILLLGDTDDMVSQDDHQDILASSKFIFIPVPSSGHASIVKFHEGEIGQIRTSKFLKALSQPIAMLQNEFQSDTRNIETLPIKIQKAYLSDDLKQAGDVVFILHGIRDFGHWTAELKNEIKRLNDNTKIITSGYGYFPILRFLFLGSRRRNVLLFMDWYTESIVSNPGREISFVGHSNGSYILSSALENYATVKIKNIALLGSIMPRKFPWDAYVAEGRVKAIRNDVASDDWVVGVFGSFFEFFSENLAVTMGTFGEIGTSGFHGFTNNAAHEFENKFFSGGHGAALSPTNFSSLAKFLVSGHSNVDSNQLASRQSNWIIWLSKFSVLLIIAATGFIIAIGFWIVGIIQSLVGLGVVSSWLAFCVLLAVLLFVF